Part of the Syngnathus typhle isolate RoL2023-S1 ecotype Sweden linkage group LG17, RoL_Styp_1.0, whole genome shotgun sequence genome is shown below.
TCTGAAGTGAAAATGTCCCGAGAACAATCAATAACGAAAAACCGTTGCAACAGAGAACTGACTAAGCTGGGATGAAATTTCAAATTCATTGTGGTAGAGCCAAATGTGTGGACGTCCCAAAATGTATGAACCTCTCGTTCAACAAGACTTGAGCAGTGTCAGTGTTAAATAGCCGCATTGACCTTTTCCTGGCCTCTTGAGCTCTATTCGGAGCCATCAAACATCTGCATCTTTTTATCTCCATCTCTCATTAGCTCCACCAACCTCCTTCCATGGTCTCTGGGTGTTTGTTGTTAGCTTCCTGTCACACAGGAAGTGCCTCACCCTGttgcctcgctcgctcgctctctcgctcactaTTGGTCCTTTCTATGATTAAGACCCAGTGAAGGGGGGCTTACAGGAGGATAGAAAAGGCGATGGGAAGAGGACAGAGGGTAGAAGGCTGCACTGAAGACTTCTCACGTGGTGCCCGGAGGTAAGAAGGCCACTGGTAACTTACAATTGAAAACTTGGTTTCTAATGTTTAATGTAGACAGCATAAGCTCAATTGTACTGCAGTTGTGCAAGTGAATTAGACCTTCTGCTGCATATGTACTTGTTTTATAAACTGTATTTGACCTATACTTTTATAAATATATGGTGCTAGCATACCAATTTGATGATTTCTTGGTGTGGCTACTCCCAATCCTTGTACCAGCGTCTTGATTCCGCACGGACGCTGGACTGGTTTGGGGGGAGTTGTACCAAGTCATAACGGCCGGAAAGTCATCGCTCCATcgttgatgatgattattatacTGATGATTATTTTACGTTGTAAGGAACTAAGTACACTTCTGGTGTGTGGCTAAATTCATGTTATACTCTTGATTTTATGGGTTGGATAGGGTCATCAATTTAATTGTAAAGCAGGTAACCAACTGAGGAAGGTGAAGGCAAGACCATGTTCCTTTCACAAGGTGAATGTGTCACTTCTGCTGTGCATGTGGAAAAATATGAACGAGGCAAAAATACAGGAAGCCTATTATAGATTCAACTCTAATACACTTTTGATGGCAAATGTGAACAATAATAAAATTCTACTGCACTATATTTTTCTTGCTTGGTCTGTTTTTATTTCAAGAACGGCattaaagtatttattctcactACAATTGTTGATGTTTCATTGTAACATATTTTTTGCTGTGAGCCAGGCAAAAAACAGGCTGACAAATCATCATAatagaggctttttttttttttttaacaaatattaagtgaaatttgaaaaaaaaaaaagatttcaataTATACATTGTCAAtgtatatacaaaaaaaacgtCCAAGGTTGACATCTAGTGGCGCGCAGTGACAACAACATCCAAAGTATTTGTGGCAACTTTTCAATCCAGGCCCCGCCCACTTTAGTTTCTGCGTAACAATCACAAGTACAAACTGCATAGTCGAGACGAGACGACGCAAATCTGCCACTGACTCAACAAGGTAATTATActtaaatgtatcatttatgTTTATTGTGCTCAACAATTATGGAAATGTTTTGTAAAGTCTCTTTTAAAGTTTGAGTATCGCTTGTTCGGTTCGTGTGCGGCTCGGTGTAGTATTTTCCTTTTAAATGAAAGGTAAATTATATGCAACGTCGAGATTATTTGTATAATTTAATCACTGCTCTTTTTCCCCCAATTagattttgttttactttgggGCGTCTGATCAATTCCCTCCGAAATCTGTGTAGTATCAGCTACATTGAAAATGGGTCACCGTGACGTCACAGTTTTTCAACGTCACAATTGTTTCCTTTCGGTTTATTCATGTCCTGTTGAAGTAGTCACGTGGTCACTCCAGAACAACATGAGTTAGACGTCACCTTGCAGAACTTTTACAACTACTGCATTATTCTTGTACTATTAATGCGCCAAAGTTGTTGTCCACACTGCTGGAGGCAGGGCAGGGCGAcaggcaagaaaaaaacaagttaaTAAGACAAATAATCAAATTGCTAAAAGGAGAATGAAGTGAAGGGAAGGGCGCTGTATGGTGGGAATCCCCAAGAGTCTATTGGGCTAGGCCATTGTTTCACAGTGTCGTACAATGCACACCACCCAATAAACATAGTATGAGTACACAAAATGACATCATGTGGAAAATAAGCTCGTAATTAGATTCACCCATTAAATCAATTGAAATGATAATTAATCGGTTCAAGTTCCCCAAATGACATCACAATCTTTTTTCCTTACATGTTTTCAATAAAGAAGAGACTTGTAAATTGAAACGCTTGGGCATGCATAAGTCAAGGGGTGACTATTTTTGGCTTTATGGATGTTAACGTGTGGACACACAGGTTAATAGTATCCTCGGCAATCTTTTGGAAAAGCATTCAACCCTTTTGCCTGTCACTGAACTTCACTGGAGTAAAAAGATCAACAGTATTTGCTACAGTAGTCATTTTTACTCCCGTTGAGTGATATTGCGATACTGTAGCAATGTGTTTGGGAAGAACTGCTCTAATTTAGGCCTTAGGTAGCATAAGCAGGGGATTTTCTCTTAGTCATGAAATGGAACAAAATGAACATGTTCACTTCATTTAAAACGACAGAGTTGGTTGAACAAAATGATATCTCGCTAACTGAACGTATTTCAAGTTTGAAATTTGCTCCCAAAATATtcatcaaaaaacaaaattcaaaacatttcCTAATCCACTTTTCCGTTTTACCTATAGTGATGTCTATGGGTCGCTCTTCCTCCGTGACCTCCTTCTCTTTGCTTGAGATTAAAGCTGAGAGCCGTCTTGTGCTTCAAGCTTTCCTCAATCGAGTGCTGTCCGTCCCACCTGTAGAGCGACCCGGCAGAGTTGGAGGGGCTTATAaggataaaaacaagtacaggtAATTTTATCATCACTCAAGGGCACACCGATGGATGGCGTGTTAGTTTATGGAGTCAGAAACATCTGCTACATATCATCTGCTAATCAATTCTTACGTCACTCACAGTGCGAGCATCAAGCCAGAACCAAAGGTAAAAGATGGATGGGATTCTCAGGCCGAAGAGCAAAGCTCAGGAGATGAGAAGAAGACGGGCTTTAAGGGTTTCCTCAAGCAGCTGCCCCGCCGGAGTACTGTGCGCCCATTTACCAAAGATGGGAAAGGTACTTTAGAAAAGGACAGCAAGCCCAAAGCACCAAACATCAGGGCGCTATCGGAGGTAAGCAAGAGACCCAAACGGGAGGtgggaacaacaacaaaaaaaggtttttaaaCGCAGAGAAACCCTTTACCCGCAGGAAGACGTTTTGTCTCCCTCCTCTACGTCCGAAGatgacgacggcggcggcgaaaAGAAACAGAGCAAAAGACTGAACAGaaagaagattaaaaaaagcCTTTCCAAGATTTTCAAGATAAAGCTAGAGAAGGATAAGGcaaaggagaaagagagagaaaaggagggggaggagaacAAGAAGGACAAAAAGGCACCCGGAGCTCCACCGCAGAGGCCTTCTACATTGGTCTTTGACAAAACAGCTGAGCTCATACCCATCATTGTTTCCCCAAGTAAGTTTCTCAATGTACCTCAACCCATTCACCACAAAGTTACAGAACTTCATGATTGTGATGTTGTTTCTTGGGCACATAGATCACCCTCCTGCTTTCTACTATGAAGTTGCGGAGAAGCTGGAAAGAATTGCCCAAAAGTCTGCCAGCCTAAAAAGGTCCAGCTGTAAAGGCAGAGTGAGCCCCCCACCtgccgccggcgccgccgccgcacagGCTCCATCGGGTAATACGTTTGCTCAGATACATACAAGGAAATAACAAAGCAAGTGCAAAGTCAAAAACCTGTCGGCCAGGTTTGATCCACATCAAACCACACGGCACGCCGTCAACAACATGTATTGCTTACTGGCTGACCGTGCCTCTGTCAGGAACGTCTAATAGACCTTTCCAGCAAACCTCGAGCGATCTGCTTCGTCATTTGGCCAAGGCGGAGCAATTGCCAAAACACATTGGCTTTGTAATTAtcacaaaatattttacaaCCATCGTTTTTCCCGTAAGTCATAACCATGATGCTGCATGAGGTAGGTCAATTGGAGACGTACAAAATGTTTGATATTTAAAATTATATTCATTTTCTATATaaaatgttcgatttttttaataacagaggggTTAGAAAACACGCAGTCGTCGCAGAAATAATTTGTAATAATGTTATGtaatattcaaaataaaaccaatgAACCAATGAAAATCAAACATTGCTGCGTACCCATGTATGGATTATTTTAGTTTTGCTTTGTACGTGTACTAAACCTACTATTCCTGTTTTTAAAGTTGTGGATGACAAAGAACTAATGGTGCAGCAGCTTGTTGAAGTGCTGTCGGCCGAAGCCGATTCCATCAACAATAAGGTAACGTCGTGTTTCTTCTCATCCCGTCCGTTCCATCTAAAATGTCTTTCTGCCCTATACAGATCCAGACAGACCCATTTCTGCGCGCGAGCTTGTCTCGGCTGTCGTACGCATCCTACGCCAGGCTACTCGACC
Proteins encoded:
- the bcl2l12 gene encoding uncharacterized protein bcl2l12 — its product is MSMGRSSSVTSFSLLEIKAESRLVLQAFLNRVLSVPPVERPGRVGGAYKDKNKYSASIKPEPKVKDGWDSQAEEQSSGDEKKTGFKGFLKQLPRRSTVRPFTKDGKGTLEKDSKPKAPNIRALSEEDVLSPSSTSEDDDGGGEKKQSKRLNRKKIKKSLSKIFKIKLEKDKAKEKEREKEGEENKKDKKAPGAPPQRPSTLVFDKTAELIPIIVSPNHPPAFYYEVAEKLERIAQKSASLKRSSCKGRVSPPPAAGAAAAQAPSVVDDKELMVQQLVEVLSAEADSINNKIQTDPFLRASLSRLSYASYARLLDLVSSTQESDLTFLQPMSSPMSSPTSSPTLRRMAVTMELSRRIVTATGVHRMQGYAECYMETFAPWLKSQGGWENVVEMEDSVEYD